The proteins below are encoded in one region of Belonocnema kinseyi isolate 2016_QV_RU_SX_M_011 chromosome 1, B_treatae_v1, whole genome shotgun sequence:
- the LOC117167966 gene encoding esterase FE4-like isoform X3 → MDNFTKKMVGSEDCLYLNIATNSLSGKKPVMVFIHGGGFIFGYNHSKLYSPDYLLKHDVVFVSINYRLGMLGFLNMDVEDCPGNQGLKDQVLALNWIQENIEAFGGDKNNVTIFGQSAGSVSVHCLCLKSSNKELFHKAILQSGSMANPWAYRPSNKDVGFEIAKELGKETTNPEEVVKFFMSLPPEKIIEEQTKRLLQSLSFIKLDFTFGPTMDCERSRPYFIEPADELMKKGIKIPVIIGYTSHEAIALLENEQDEFFETFKNDFENILAQDLKINVSKVSEFAKDIRKFYFKDESNPIKHRDSCIDFKTDTISTIGILDTIYKQINKKTPTYVYRFSHNVQHSCLKVVYNIKMEGVVITGAAHCDDLNVLFHIPFIGDDKKLRKGTQDYLLMQRMTKMWTDFAKTGCPTPKIDDLINVEWKPFTSDEKWHLEIQDKLTIDKNLDEEKRKLWKPILNQRNIQL, encoded by the exons ATggataattttaccaaaaaaatggttGGATCAGAAGATTGTCTTTATCTCAACATAGCTACTAATTCACTTTCAGGAAAAAAACCAGTTATGGTCTTTATTCATGGTGGTGGTTTTATATTTGGATACAATCACAGCAAATTGTATAGCCCAGATTATCTACTTAAACATGATGTTGTTTTTGTTTCTATTAATTATCGTCTTGGCATGTTAG GCTTTCTGAACATGGACGTGGAAGACTGTCCTGGAAATCAAGGACTAAAGGATCAAGTTCTTGCATTAAATTGgatccaagaaaacatagaggcTTTTGGTGGTGATAAGAACAATGTAACCATTTTCGGACAATCTGCTGGTTCTGTGTCCGTGCATTGTCtctgtttaaaatcttcaaataaag AacttttccataaagcaattctTCAAAGTGGATCAATGGCTAATCCTTGGGCTTATCGACCTTCCAATAAAGACGTGGGATTTGAAATAGCAAAAGAACTAGGAAAAGAAACTACAAATCCCGAGGAAGTTGTGAAATTCTTTATGTCTCTACCACCTGAAAAAATTATCGAAGAGCAAACAAAGCGGTTGTTGCAA TCACTGAGCTTCATTAAACTAGACTTTACATTTGGACCCACAATGGATTGTGAAAGATCGCGACCATATTTCATAGAACCTGCAGACGAACTTATGaagaaaggaattaaaattcCTGTTATAATTGGCTATACCTCTCATGAGGCAATTGCACTTTTAGAAA atgaacaagatgaattttttgaaacatttaaaaatgattttgagaaTATTCTTGCTCAAGATCTGAAGATAAACGTAAGCAAAGTATCAGAATTTGCAAAAGATATCAGAAAATTTTACTTCAAGGATGAATCAAATCCCATCAAACATCGAGATAGTTGTATCGATTTCAAAACTGATACTATTTCTACTATCGGAATATTGGAtacaatttacaaacaaataaataagaaaaCTCCAACATATGTATATCGATTTTCTCATAATGTTCAGCATTCATGTTTAAAAGTTGTGTACAATATAAAAATGGAAG GTGTCGTAATCACGGGCGCTGCTCATTGTGACGATCTAAATGTTTTATTTCACATCCCATTTATTGGTGACGATAAGAAACTGAGAAAGGGTACACAAGACTATTTATTGATGCAACGTATGACTAAAATGTGGACAGATTTTGCGAAAACagg atGCCCTACGCCAAAAATTGATGATCTGATTAATGTAGAATGGAAGCCGTTTACTTCTGATGAAAAATGGCATCTGGAGATTCAAGATAAATTAACTATCGATAAAAATTTAGATGAAGAAAAGAGAAAATTGTGGAAACCTATTCTGAACCAACGGAACATCCAGTTATAA
- the LOC117167966 gene encoding esterase B1-like isoform X1: MKSLTVKVKQGFLRGTVKSNVDGGEYISFQGIPFAEPPLGELRFKDPQPVKPWTEIRDAVDEDKVSLQMDNFTKKMVGSEDCLYLNIATNSLSGKKPVMVFIHGGGFIFGYNHSKLYSPDYLLKHDVVFVSINYRLGMLGFLNMDVEDCPGNQGLKDQVLALNWIQENIEAFGGDKNNVTIFGQSAGSVSVHCLCLKSSNKELFHKAILQSGSMANPWAYRPSNKDVGFEIAKELGKETTNPEEVVKFFMSLPPEKIIEEQTKRLLQSLSFIKLDFTFGPTMDCERSRPYFIEPADELMKKGIKIPVIIGYTSHEAIALLENEQDEFFETFKNDFENILAQDLKINVSKVSEFAKDIRKFYFKDESNPIKHRDSCIDFKTDTISTIGILDTIYKQINKKTPTYVYRFSHNVQHSCLKVVYNIKMEGVVITGAAHCDDLNVLFHIPFIGDDKKLRKGTQDYLLMQRMTKMWTDFAKTGCPTPKIDDLINVEWKPFTSDEKWHLEIQDKLTIDKNLDEEKRKLWKPILNQRNIQL, from the exons ATGAAATCACTCACAGTGAAAGTCAAGCAGGGTTTCTTGAGAGGAACTGTCAAATCAAACGTAGATGGTGGAGAATATATTTCTTTTCAGGGAATTCCTTTCGCTGAACCACCTCTTGGTGAACTGAGATTTAAG GATCCCCAACCTGTGAAACCTTGGACGGAAATTCGAGATGCTGTGGATGAGGATAAAGTTTCACTGCAAATggataattttaccaaaaaaatggttGGATCAGAAGATTGTCTTTATCTCAACATAGCTACTAATTCACTTTCAGGAAAAAAACCAGTTATGGTCTTTATTCATGGTGGTGGTTTTATATTTGGATACAATCACAGCAAATTGTATAGCCCAGATTATCTACTTAAACATGATGTTGTTTTTGTTTCTATTAATTATCGTCTTGGCATGTTAG GCTTTCTGAACATGGACGTGGAAGACTGTCCTGGAAATCAAGGACTAAAGGATCAAGTTCTTGCATTAAATTGgatccaagaaaacatagaggcTTTTGGTGGTGATAAGAACAATGTAACCATTTTCGGACAATCTGCTGGTTCTGTGTCCGTGCATTGTCtctgtttaaaatcttcaaataaag AacttttccataaagcaattctTCAAAGTGGATCAATGGCTAATCCTTGGGCTTATCGACCTTCCAATAAAGACGTGGGATTTGAAATAGCAAAAGAACTAGGAAAAGAAACTACAAATCCCGAGGAAGTTGTGAAATTCTTTATGTCTCTACCACCTGAAAAAATTATCGAAGAGCAAACAAAGCGGTTGTTGCAA TCACTGAGCTTCATTAAACTAGACTTTACATTTGGACCCACAATGGATTGTGAAAGATCGCGACCATATTTCATAGAACCTGCAGACGAACTTATGaagaaaggaattaaaattcCTGTTATAATTGGCTATACCTCTCATGAGGCAATTGCACTTTTAGAAA atgaacaagatgaattttttgaaacatttaaaaatgattttgagaaTATTCTTGCTCAAGATCTGAAGATAAACGTAAGCAAAGTATCAGAATTTGCAAAAGATATCAGAAAATTTTACTTCAAGGATGAATCAAATCCCATCAAACATCGAGATAGTTGTATCGATTTCAAAACTGATACTATTTCTACTATCGGAATATTGGAtacaatttacaaacaaataaataagaaaaCTCCAACATATGTATATCGATTTTCTCATAATGTTCAGCATTCATGTTTAAAAGTTGTGTACAATATAAAAATGGAAG GTGTCGTAATCACGGGCGCTGCTCATTGTGACGATCTAAATGTTTTATTTCACATCCCATTTATTGGTGACGATAAGAAACTGAGAAAGGGTACACAAGACTATTTATTGATGCAACGTATGACTAAAATGTGGACAGATTTTGCGAAAACagg atGCCCTACGCCAAAAATTGATGATCTGATTAATGTAGAATGGAAGCCGTTTACTTCTGATGAAAAATGGCATCTGGAGATTCAAGATAAATTAACTATCGATAAAAATTTAGATGAAGAAAAGAGAAAATTGTGGAAACCTATTCTGAACCAACGGAACATCCAGTTATAA
- the LOC117167966 gene encoding esterase B1-like isoform X2, with the protein MKSLTVKVKQGFLRGTVKSNVDGGEYISFQGIPFAEPPLGELRFKDPQPVKPWTEIRDAVDEDKVSLQMDNFTKKMVGSEDCLYLNIATNSLSGKKPVMVFIHGGGFIFGYNHSKLYSPDYLLKHDVVFVSINYRLGMLGFLNMDVEDCPGNQGLKDQVLALNWIQENIEAFGGDKNNVTIFGQSAGSVSVHCLCLKSSNKAILQSGSMANPWAYRPSNKDVGFEIAKELGKETTNPEEVVKFFMSLPPEKIIEEQTKRLLQSLSFIKLDFTFGPTMDCERSRPYFIEPADELMKKGIKIPVIIGYTSHEAIALLENEQDEFFETFKNDFENILAQDLKINVSKVSEFAKDIRKFYFKDESNPIKHRDSCIDFKTDTISTIGILDTIYKQINKKTPTYVYRFSHNVQHSCLKVVYNIKMEGVVITGAAHCDDLNVLFHIPFIGDDKKLRKGTQDYLLMQRMTKMWTDFAKTGCPTPKIDDLINVEWKPFTSDEKWHLEIQDKLTIDKNLDEEKRKLWKPILNQRNIQL; encoded by the exons ATGAAATCACTCACAGTGAAAGTCAAGCAGGGTTTCTTGAGAGGAACTGTCAAATCAAACGTAGATGGTGGAGAATATATTTCTTTTCAGGGAATTCCTTTCGCTGAACCACCTCTTGGTGAACTGAGATTTAAG GATCCCCAACCTGTGAAACCTTGGACGGAAATTCGAGATGCTGTGGATGAGGATAAAGTTTCACTGCAAATggataattttaccaaaaaaatggttGGATCAGAAGATTGTCTTTATCTCAACATAGCTACTAATTCACTTTCAGGAAAAAAACCAGTTATGGTCTTTATTCATGGTGGTGGTTTTATATTTGGATACAATCACAGCAAATTGTATAGCCCAGATTATCTACTTAAACATGATGTTGTTTTTGTTTCTATTAATTATCGTCTTGGCATGTTAG GCTTTCTGAACATGGACGTGGAAGACTGTCCTGGAAATCAAGGACTAAAGGATCAAGTTCTTGCATTAAATTGgatccaagaaaacatagaggcTTTTGGTGGTGATAAGAACAATGTAACCATTTTCGGACAATCTGCTGGTTCTGTGTCCGTGCATTGTCtctgtttaaaatcttcaaataaag caattctTCAAAGTGGATCAATGGCTAATCCTTGGGCTTATCGACCTTCCAATAAAGACGTGGGATTTGAAATAGCAAAAGAACTAGGAAAAGAAACTACAAATCCCGAGGAAGTTGTGAAATTCTTTATGTCTCTACCACCTGAAAAAATTATCGAAGAGCAAACAAAGCGGTTGTTGCAA TCACTGAGCTTCATTAAACTAGACTTTACATTTGGACCCACAATGGATTGTGAAAGATCGCGACCATATTTCATAGAACCTGCAGACGAACTTATGaagaaaggaattaaaattcCTGTTATAATTGGCTATACCTCTCATGAGGCAATTGCACTTTTAGAAA atgaacaagatgaattttttgaaacatttaaaaatgattttgagaaTATTCTTGCTCAAGATCTGAAGATAAACGTAAGCAAAGTATCAGAATTTGCAAAAGATATCAGAAAATTTTACTTCAAGGATGAATCAAATCCCATCAAACATCGAGATAGTTGTATCGATTTCAAAACTGATACTATTTCTACTATCGGAATATTGGAtacaatttacaaacaaataaataagaaaaCTCCAACATATGTATATCGATTTTCTCATAATGTTCAGCATTCATGTTTAAAAGTTGTGTACAATATAAAAATGGAAG GTGTCGTAATCACGGGCGCTGCTCATTGTGACGATCTAAATGTTTTATTTCACATCCCATTTATTGGTGACGATAAGAAACTGAGAAAGGGTACACAAGACTATTTATTGATGCAACGTATGACTAAAATGTGGACAGATTTTGCGAAAACagg atGCCCTACGCCAAAAATTGATGATCTGATTAATGTAGAATGGAAGCCGTTTACTTCTGATGAAAAATGGCATCTGGAGATTCAAGATAAATTAACTATCGATAAAAATTTAGATGAAGAAAAGAGAAAATTGTGGAAACCTATTCTGAACCAACGGAACATCCAGTTATAA